A genomic segment from Lutzomyia longipalpis isolate SR_M1_2022 chromosome 3, ASM2433408v1 encodes:
- the LOC129792000 gene encoding uncharacterized protein LOC129792000, with the protein MDIADQMTSMPTPKSIFDFREIDANGNAVPLEVYKGKVCLIVNISSNDAGTLGKFKQLDTLNRKYEDHDFAILLFPCSQFGPRNSMSEIVNMIEREHLRVGDLFQEIDVNGSKVSTLYKFLKAERPGNMGGFINCNFTIFVIDRNGYPVERLNPNVHPYVLEDTIEKYF; encoded by the exons atggatATTGCGGATCAAATGACGTCAATGCCAACACCAAAATCCATCTTTGACTTTCGCGAGATCGATGCGAATGGGAATGCAGTTCCGTTGGAGGTGTACAAGGGGAAAGTGTGTCTGATTGTGAACATATCGTCAAATGATGCTGGCACATTGggtaaattcaaacaattggATACACTCAATCGAAAGTACGAGGATCACGATTTTGCCATTCTCCTGTTCCCGTGCTCGCAATTTGGCCCAAGGAATTCCATGAGTGAAATCGTGAATATGATCGAAAGAGAGCACCTCCGTGTTGGTGATTTATTCCAAGAAATTGAT GTCAACGGGTCAAAGGTGTCAACACTGTATAAATTCCTCAAAGCAGAACGTCCGGGGAATATGGGTGGATtcattaattgcaatttcacTATATTTGTAATTGATCGCAATGGGTATCCTGTGGAACGTCTCAATCCAAATGTTCATCCCTATGTGTTGGAAGATAccattgagaaatatttttga
- the LOC129791794 gene encoding vigilin: protein MEEISGTLPIAEHSAAGFNYDDLFPALPESSTPAPPIHNATTMRVGSSVVTQVFRVPYSERKFDSEKFGEGESLRTCQNIMKDTGAHIEISSGKDLSLTFLISGKHSEVLDARRKILVHFQTQASKQIPIPKEHHRWILGKKGERLKELEKVTSTKISVPNISEDSDLITIAGTKEGIEKAEHEIKTISDEQSRKAMEKIVVPKVYHPFILGPFNENLNKMIEETGARINVPPQSVMKDEIIITGEKEGVFEAKSRIEAIYKEMESKCTTVSMEVPREQHKYVSGNRGSTIQEILQLTGVSVEIPPNDSTTNTIILRGPQEHLGDALSTVCAKANSVKSVQINAPAWIHKYIIGRKGANIKELSAEFVNVHVEFGDNRIKIEGPPDQVNKASEQLSAIVDDYVNKLTYRDMTVNPKHYKHIIGKAGTNINRLKDELDVVINIEEKDGLNRIRIEGPIDGVLKAEKELTEKIEKLENEKEKDVIIDHRLFRTIIGAKGENIKEIRERFKQVQIMFPNLNDKTDIVKLRGPKDDVDRCSKHLLKIVKDLQESSFIMELPIFKQFHKFIIGKGGANIKKIRDETHTKIDLPAEGDENEVIMITGKKENVLEARDRIKKIQDELSDIVTEEIVIPPEYYNFIIGAGGKLISSIMEECGNVSIKFPSPESKSDKVTIRGPKEDVQKAKQQLIEMSNERQQSSFTAEVRAKQQHHKFLIGKNGASIRKIRDNTGARIVFPTSTDEDKEVITIIGRKDSVEAARQQLELIIKDIDNIVEDEITVDPKHHRYFVAKRGEVLHRIAEECGGLLISFPRPGVDSDRVTLKGARNCIDAAKQRIQELIHNLENQVTIECVIPQRHHRTVMGSRGRKVQEITARYDVQIKFPDRELNSAESMTELNGGDGGATGGAPAEEAGVRTCDVIKITGNSEKCEAAKQALFDLIPITQEINVPFDLHRSIIGQKGQNVRELMHQYDVHIELSPPDQKSDVIKITGAAANVEDAKEAVLKRVEELEQDRKDRELRSFELKIEIDSDYHPKIIGRKGNVINQIRADHGVQISFPKKDDAADNIITIQGYEHAAYAARDAIMKIANALNNLAKETVEVDVRIYPRLIGQRGRNIRRIMDEFKVEVKFPKTGDANPNVVTIVGNEDAVAECKDYILNLEEEYLQDVADAQPAYQPMSVSDVFEEALTKSGLNHRSGGESAGQPPKGFVVKGAPWQKKAPNTSSHEDFPDFGLGANTPATNDTPTLSSAWGLPR, encoded by the exons ATGGAGGAAATTTCTG gtaCTTTACCGATTGCCGAACATTCGGCAGCTGGTTTTAACTACGACGATTTATTCCCGGCTCTCCCCGAGAGTTCAACCCCGGCACCGCCAATCCATAATGCAACAACCATGAGAGTTGGAAGCAGCGTTGTGACTCAA GTGTTTCGTGTCCCGTATAGCGAGCGCAAGTTTGATTCGGAGAAATTTGGTGAAGGTGAATCTCTGCGCACGTGTCAGAACATCATGAAGGACACTGGGGCACATATTGAGATTTCAAGTGGAAAGGATCTCTCGTTGACTTTCTTGATTTCGGGCAAGCATTCGGAGGTTCTTGATGCACGTCGCAAGATTCTCGTTCACTTCCAAACGCAAGCGAGTAAGCAAATTCCCATCCCGAAGGAGCATCATCGGTGGATTTTGGGGAAGAAGGGTGAACGTCTCAAGGAGCTGGAGAAGGTGACGTCTACTAAGATTTCCGTACCCAATATCTCCGAAGATAGTGACCTCATTACAATTGCTGGCACAAAGGAGGGCATCGAGAAGGCAGAACATGAGATAAAGACCATTAGTGATGAGCAGAGTCGCAAGGCAATGGAGAAGATTGTTGTGCCGAAGGTCTATCATCCCTTTATTCTTGGTCCCTTCAATGAGAACCTCAATAAGATGATTGAGGAGACTGGGGCACGTATTAACGTTCCACCGCAGTCCGTGATGAAGGATGAGATCATCATTACGGGTGAGAAGGAGGGCGTTTTTGAGGCCAAGTCTCGCATTGAGGCGATCTACAAGGAGATGGAGAGCAAGTGCACAACGGTGAGCATGGAGGTGCCACGAGAGCAGCATAAATATGTGTCGGGAAATCGTGGATCGACCATTCAGGAAATTCTCCAACTCACCGGTGTGTCCGTTGAAATTCCACCCAATGATTCCACCACGAACACCATTATTCTGCGTGGACCGCAGGAGCATCTGGGAGATGCCCTGAGTACGGTTTGTGCTAAAGCCAATAGCGTCAAGAGTGTGCAGATTAATGCACCAGCATGGATCCACAAGTACATCATTGGACGCAAAGGGGCAAACATTAAGGAGCTCAGTGCGGAATTTGTCAATGTTCACGTTGAATTTGGGGACAATCGTATCAAGATCGAAGGTCCACCTGATCAG GTGAACAAGGCTAGTGAGCAGTTGTCCGCAATTGTCGATGATTACGTGAATAAGCTCACATACCGCGATATGACTGTCAATCCGAAGCACTACAAGCACATCATTGGTAAGGCTGGTACGAATATTAATCGTTTGAAGGATGAGCTGGATGTGGTGATTAATATTGAGGAGAAGGATGGGTTGAATCGCATCCGGATTGAGGGTCCCATTGATGGGGTGCTCAAGGCGGAGAAGGAGCTAACGGAGAAGATTGAAAAGTTGgagaatgaaaaggaaaaagacGTAATAATTGATCATCGTCTCTTCCGCACAATTATCGGTGCAAAGGGGGAGAATATCAAGGAGATTCGCGAGCGCTTTAAGCAGGTGCAAATTATGTTTCCCAATCTCAATGATAAGACAGACATCGTGAAACTCCGTGGGCCCAAGGATGACGTTGATCGGTGCAGTAAGCATTTGCTCAAAATTGTCAAGGATCTTCAGGAGTCATCATTCATTATGGAATTGCCAATTTTCAAGCAATTCCACAAGTTTATCattgggaaaggtggtgccaacATCAAGAAGATTCGCGATGAGACACACACGAAAATTGACTTGCCAGCCGAAGGGGATGAGAATGAG GTGATCATGATTACGGGAAAGAAGGAGAATGTTCTGGAGGCACGTGATCGCATCAAGAAGATTCAGGATGAGCTGAGTGATATTGTGACTGAGGAAATTGTAATTCCGCCAGAATATTATAACTTTATCATTGGTGCTGGTGGTAAGCTCATCTCTTCCATCATGGAGGAATGTGGGAATGtgtcaataaaattcccaaGTCCCGAATCGAAGAGTGACAAAGTCACAATTCGCGGGCCAAAGGAGGATGTGCAGAAGGCGAAGCAACAACTAATTGAGATGAGCAACGAACGTCAGCAGAGCTCCTTTACGGCCGAAGTGCGTGCAAAGCAGCAACAtcataaatttctcattgGTAAGAATGGGGCATCAATTAGGAAGATTCGTGACAATACGGGGGCACGTATTGTCTTCCCAACAAGCACCGATGAGGATAAGGAGGTGATCACCATTATTGGGCGCAAGGATAGCGTAGAGGCGGCACGGCAGCAACTTGAGCTTATTATCAAGGATATTGATAATATTGTTGAGGATGAGATCACTGTGGATCCCAAGCATCATCGGTACTTTGTGGCAAAACGCGGTGAGGTGTTACATCGTATTGCTGAGGAATGCGGTGGTTTGCTCATCTCCTTCCCGCGTCCGGGTGTCGATAGTGATCGTGTGACACTCAAAGGGGCACGAAATTGCATTGATGCAGCCAAGCAGCGCATTCAGGAGCTCATCCATAATTTGGAAAATCAG GTGACAATTGAATGCGTAATCCCACAGCGTCATCATCGTACTGTTATGGGATCACGAGGGCGAAAGGTGCAAGAGATCACGGCACGGTATGATgtgcaaattaaattccccGATCGTGAGCTCAATAGTGCTGAATCAATGACGGAGCTCAATGGTGGCGATGGGGGTGCCACTGGTGGTGCTCCAGCTGAGGAGGCTGGTGTCCGTACGTGCGATGTGATCAAGATTACGGGCAATAGTGAGAAGTGCGAAGCCGCCAAGCAGGCACTATTTGATTTAATTCCCATCACGCAGGAAATTAATGTTCCCTTCGATTTGCATCGGTCAATTATTGGGCAAAAGGGGCAGAATGTGCGTGAGCTAATGCATCAGTATGATGTACACATTGAACTTTCACCGCCTGATCAGAAGTCCGATGTGATTAAGATCACTGGGGCGGCTGCAAATGTGGAGGATGCCAAGGAGGCCGTACTGAAGCGTGTTGAGGAGCTGGAGCAAGATAGGAAGGATCGTGAGCTGCGATCATTTGAGCTAAAGATTGAAATTGATTCAGACTACCATCCCAAGATTATTGGACGCAAAGGGAATGTCATCAATCAAATTCGTGCTGATCACGGTGTACAGATTTCCTTCCCTAAGAAAGATGATGCAGCTGACAATATTATCACCATCCAGGG GTATGAGCACGCTGCGTATGCAGCTCGCGATGcaataatgaaaattgcaaatgcaCTGAATAACCTCGCCAAGGAGACTGTAGAAGTTGACGTACGCATCTATCCGCGTCTCATTGGGCAACGTGGACGCAATATTCGGCGCATAATGGATGAATTTAAGGTTGAGGTGAAATTCCCCAAGACAGGTGATGCAAATCCGAATGTTGTCACAATTGTTGGCAATGAGGATGCAGTGGCTGAGTGCAAGGATTACATACTTAATCTTGAGGAGGAGTATCTGCAGGATGTGGCAGATGCACAGCCGGCCTATCAGCCAATGAGTGTGAGTGACGTGTTTGAGGAGGCGCTCACGAAAAGTGGCCTTAATCATCGCTCCGGCGGCGAGTCTGCTGGTCAGCCGCCCAAGGGTTTCGTGGTGAAGGGGGCCCCATGGCAAAAGAAGGCACCCAATACGTCCTCACATGAGGATTTCCCGGATTTTGGACTGGGAGCCAATACCCCCGCCACCAATGATACTCCAACTCTCTCCTCGGCCTGGGGGCTTCCGCgctaa